A genomic window from Antedon mediterranea chromosome 4, ecAntMedi1.1, whole genome shotgun sequence includes:
- the LOC140047258 gene encoding monocarboxylate transporter 1-like isoform X2: MLEHMGHRRTVILGLILGLTGLLASSFVSYMHLMYVTFGLFGTGAAMIVNACINIVGMHFSNGNSSRAFAVVSVGIPSGTFALNILEAYIYHVYGWRKSLFIIAGIYLVISAISLISFTPPSSGAWGKEQSKNSIKPEHSKPDLLKYLRIFCHLKFILFELGIVLLGFSISFHYIDFVSVIDKMIHENSSGTVAVSVLSFSDLLALIALACLGNRLPKIRRYILPLVLLILNIPATILFSFEQNVYAVYAAASLSGVARGILLAAPFSLVLEIFGAEHGSECLTHTIMAIGIGSLTGPIALSLISERFTYRFEFITCAISSGVGALLFFMESCLTMNKPVKNEPARFTNKPSSYGAINEERNADHY, encoded by the exons ATGCTAGAGCACATGGGACACAGACGTACTGTTATACTTGGCCTAATCTTAGGACTGACGGGCTTGTTAGCCTCATCATTTGTATCTTACATGCACCTAATGTATGTCACATTTGGTTTGTTTGGGACCGGAGCGGCAATGATCGTCAATGCTTGTATCAATATTGTCGGTATGCATTTCAGCAATGGGAATTCTAGTCGAGCCTTCGCTGTTGTTTCGGTTGGAATTCCATCTG gtACATTTGCGTTAAATATTTTAGAGGCTTATATTTACCACGTGTACGGCTGGCGAAAATCGTTGTTTATAATCGCAGGAATCTACCTTGTAATCTCCGCAATAAGTTTGATATCGTTTACGCCACCGTCGTCTGGTGCCTGGGGAAAAGAACAGTCGAAGAATAGTATCAAACCCGAACATTCAAAACCGgaccttttaaaatatttacgtATATTTTGTCATCTGAAATTTATATTGTTCGAATTGGGAATTGTTTTATTGGGGTTTTCTATATCGTTCCACTACATAGACTTT GTTTCTGTAATAGATAAGATGATTCACGAAAATAGTTCAGGAACAGTAGCAGTGAGTGTGCTTTCGTTCAGTGATCTCCTGGCACTGATAGCGTTAGCATGTCTTGGTAACAGACTGCCAAAAATCAGACGTTATATTCTGCCATTGGTTCTACTCATACTCAACATTCCCGCCACCATCTTGTTTTCCTTTGAGCAGAATGTGTATGCCGTCTATGCAGCCGCTTCTC TGAGTGGAGTCGCTCGTGGGATCTTGCTTGCGGCTCCGTTTTCGTTGGTCCTGGAGATTTTCGGTGCAGAACATGGAAGCGAATGTTTGACCCACACAATCATGGCTATTGGAATAGGATCTTTGACAGGACCAATAGCTCTAA GTCTCATATCTGAACGATTCACCTATCGATTTGAATTCATTACGTGTGCTATTTCGTCTGGTGTTGGTGCTCTTCTATTTTTTATGGAATCCTGTCTAACCATGAACAAACCAGTAAAGAATGAACCTGCCAGATTTACGAATAAACCTTCATCTTATGGCGCAATCAACGAAGAGAGAAATGCAGATCATTATTGA